The DNA segment AGCACCAGAAGGTGGACCGCTTCGTGTCGCTGGGGGACATCGTCGGTTACGGGGCGTCCCCCAACCCGTGCTGCGACCTGGTGCGCTCGGTGGCGGAGATCACGCTGCTGGGCAACCACGACGCGGCGGTGGCGGGGCGGATGGACTACTCGTACTACTACGACGCCGCCCGGCACGCGCTCGACTGGAGCGCCAACGTCATCTCCGACGAGAACCTGGCCTGGCTGCGCAGCCTCCCGTACACGTACCGCATTGGCGAGGTGGGCTTCTGCCACGGTTCGCCCATCGACCCGAAGGCGTACGAGTACATCTTCGCGCTGGAGCAGGCGCGGGAGCTGACGCCGTACGTGGCGGAGCTTCCGGAAGTCACCTTCATTGGCCACAGCCACCTGTGCCGCGCGTTCGCCATTGGCAACGGCGAGGTGAACGACGTGGTCGCGCAGAAGTTCGTGCTGCGCAAGGGCTACAAGTACATCGTGTCCGTGGGGAGCGTGGGCCAGCCGCGCGACTACGACAACCGGGCCTGCTTCGTCATCTGCGACACGGACGCGCGCACGGTGGAGTACCTGCGCGTGGAGTACGACATCGAGACCTCCGCGCAGAAGATCTTCGACGCGGACCTGGCGCTCAACTTCGGCAAGCGGCTGTTCCTGGGCGTGTAGGTGCGCCTGCCCGCGCCCGTGCGGAAAAGGGGCGCGGCTGGACGGAAGGTGGCATAAACCGGGGCCGTGCGCCCCCAGGTCCCCCGTTCGAAGCGGCCCTTCATGGGCCTTGGCCTCGCAGTCTTCCTGTTCGCCGCCGGATGCAGCCGCTCGCCCGCGCCGCCCTCGCCCGAGTTCGAGCAGGCCAGCCGCCGGTGGACGGCGCTCTACGCCCAGAAGCTGGACGACGCGTACCTGGACCCCTCCATCGGGGAGATTGAAGCGCAGCTGCAGCGCGTGCCCGCGGACAGCGTGGACTCCCTCGCGTCCCAGTCCCTGCTCCAGCGCATCCAGGAGGGCCGCACGCGCATGCAGGCGGCCCAGGAGGAGCAGCGCCGCGCGGTGGCCAGCGCCAGCGCGCTGCCCACGATGGACCCCTCTTCGACGGACTTTCCGCGCCAGGCCGAGCCCGTGGCGGCGGAGCCGGTGGACGCCGGGCCGGCGGACGCCGGGGTGATTGCCGGGCCCCAGACGGGCACCCCGGCCTCCGAGCTGGTGGCCGGCTTCGAGGGCTGCTTTACCCGCGGCACGGCCGTGACCGTGGAGGGGCGGGGAATGCGGGACACCTGGCAGCTGAGCGACCGGGCGTCCTGCCAGCTGGGGTACCCCTCTCACCGGGACTCCGTGCTGGTGGTTGAAGACGGCCGTGTGCTGGCGCTGTTACCCAAGAGCGCCGTGCGGACCGTGCGCCGTTATGAGGACGGCGGCACGGTGCCCGTGGACGATGGCGGGCGTTGAACTTCTCTCTTTCAAGAGCTGACGACCTTCGATGAACGAACAGACCTTCATGAAGTTGATGCGCGTGCTCCCCAAGTCGGCGGTGTCCTCCGCGGTGGGGCTGGCCACGCGCCTGCCCGCGCCCGCGCCGGTGCACCACTGGGCCATGCGCACCTTCGCCAAGGCGTACAACGTGGACATGGAGGAGGCGGAGCACTCCTTCGAGAAGTACCCGACCTTCGCCCAGTTCTTCACCCGCGGCCTGAAGCCGGGCCTGCGCCCGGTGGACGACGGCGAGAAGGTCGTCGTGTCCCCGGTGGACGGCCGGGTGTCCCAGGTGGGCTACGCGGACAACGGCCGCTGCCTGCAGGCCAAGGGCATCGAGTACACGGTGGACGAGCTCCTGGGTGACTCGCAGGCGGCGAAGCCCTTCCACGGCGGCGCCTGGACGACGGTGTACCTGTCCCCGCGCGACTACCACCGCATCCACTCGCCGCTGGGCGGAACCATCACCGGGTACGCGTACATCCCGGGTGAGTTCTGGCCGGTGAACCCCGCGTCGGTGAAGAACAAGCAGTCGCTGTTCTGCGTGAACGAGCGGCTCGTCACGTACCTGGACACCGTGGCCGGCAAGGTGGCCGTGGTGAAGGTGGGCGCCACCTGCGTGTCGCGCATCAAGGCGTCCTACGAGGACATCACCACGCACGTGGGCCAGCCCGGCAAGGTGCACAACTACGGCGCGGGCATCCCGGTGGAGAAGGGCGGCGAGCTGGGCCGCTTCGAGATGGGCTCCACCGTCATCCTCTGCTTCGAGCCCGGCCGCGTGCGTTGGGATGACAGCATGCAGCCGGAGGCGGTGGTGCGCATGGGCACGCGTATCGGAGTCATCACGTGAGCCAGAAGATCAACGGCGTGAAGGGGATGAACGACCTTCTGCCGGGCGAGATTGAGGTCTGGCAGTTCGTGGAGTCGACCGCGCGCACGCTGTTCGGCCGCTTCGGCTACGGCGAGGTG comes from the Corallococcus exiguus genome and includes:
- the asd gene encoding archaetidylserine decarboxylase (Phosphatidylserine decarboxylase is synthesized as a single chain precursor. Generation of the pyruvoyl active site from a Ser is coupled to cleavage of a Gly-Ser bond between the larger (beta) and smaller (alpha chains). It is an integral membrane protein.), with translation MNEQTFMKLMRVLPKSAVSSAVGLATRLPAPAPVHHWAMRTFAKAYNVDMEEAEHSFEKYPTFAQFFTRGLKPGLRPVDDGEKVVVSPVDGRVSQVGYADNGRCLQAKGIEYTVDELLGDSQAAKPFHGGAWTTVYLSPRDYHRIHSPLGGTITGYAYIPGEFWPVNPASVKNKQSLFCVNERLVTYLDTVAGKVAVVKVGATCVSRIKASYEDITTHVGQPGKVHNYGAGIPVEKGGELGRFEMGSTVILCFEPGRVRWDDSMQPEAVVRMGTRIGVIT
- a CDS encoding metallophosphoesterase family protein, with protein sequence MRIAVISDIHSNIEALTEVLRVAEHQKVDRFVSLGDIVGYGASPNPCCDLVRSVAEITLLGNHDAAVAGRMDYSYYYDAARHALDWSANVISDENLAWLRSLPYTYRIGEVGFCHGSPIDPKAYEYIFALEQARELTPYVAELPEVTFIGHSHLCRAFAIGNGEVNDVVAQKFVLRKGYKYIVSVGSVGQPRDYDNRACFVICDTDARTVEYLRVEYDIETSAQKIFDADLALNFGKRLFLGV